Proteins encoded by one window of Mesorhizobium sp. INR15:
- a CDS encoding isoprenylcysteine carboxylmethyltransferase family protein has translation MTYASLKPASEAFLQHKRIIFVRVAAVLAVVLLFCAKPALIEGSDGHEMLEFIGLSLVLVCVAGRLWSILYVGGKKNQELVSKGPFSITQNPLYFFSTVGAFGIGLIYGSVLAAVALGLASFVIFSVTARKEAEFLFGKFGPAYLAYAQRTPRFWPNPLLYRDQDEIQFSTRALRRTFYDGLYFLALFPAIEAVEYLRASGLFPALLTLY, from the coding sequence ATGACCTATGCGTCTCTCAAGCCGGCCTCGGAGGCTTTTCTCCAGCACAAGCGGATCATCTTTGTCCGCGTCGCGGCGGTGCTCGCGGTGGTCTTGCTGTTCTGCGCCAAGCCGGCCCTGATCGAGGGATCGGACGGGCATGAGATGCTTGAGTTTATCGGCTTGAGTCTGGTGCTGGTCTGCGTCGCCGGGCGGCTATGGAGCATTCTCTATGTTGGCGGCAAGAAGAACCAGGAGCTGGTTTCGAAGGGGCCGTTTTCGATAACCCAGAACCCGCTTTATTTCTTCTCCACGGTCGGAGCCTTCGGCATCGGCCTGATCTACGGTTCGGTGCTGGCGGCCGTGGCACTCGGCCTCGCCAGCTTTGTCATCTTCAGCGTCACCGCGCGCAAGGAAGCCGAGTTTCTGTTCGGCAAGTTTGGTCCTGCCTACCTCGCCTATGCACAGCGCACGCCGCGGTTCTGGCCCAATCCGTTGCTTTACCGCGATCAGGATGAGATTCAGTTCTCGACGCGGGCCTTGCGGCGGACCTTTTATGACGGGCTCTATTTCCTGGCGCTTTTCCCGGCCATCGAAGCCGTCGAATATCTCAGGGCGAGCGGCCTCTTCCCGGCATTGCTGACGCTGTACTGA
- a CDS encoding SDR family NAD(P)-dependent oxidoreductase gives MIDFGGRNVIVTGAGGGVGGALVEILSACGARVIAADRDEMDLTASGIAEAHHFDLLDDKAVEDFATRVSRDAAPAAVISNAGWTRAETLADVSTAALDHEMDLNFRSAALLSKALLPAMRNQPLGAAFVFISSVNAQAHFGNPAYAAAKAALNAWMRAIATEEGRNNIRANAVVPGSIRTGAWEHRLAGKPEIMATVGKLYPLGRLVEPAEVARAAAFLASPFASGITGTTLNVDAGLMAGNLPFLDQIGG, from the coding sequence ATGATCGATTTCGGCGGTCGCAACGTGATCGTGACCGGTGCTGGCGGCGGTGTCGGCGGTGCCCTGGTCGAAATTCTCTCGGCATGCGGCGCAAGGGTCATTGCCGCCGATCGCGACGAGATGGACCTCACGGCGAGCGGAATTGCCGAGGCCCACCATTTCGATCTGCTTGACGACAAGGCCGTCGAGGACTTCGCCACCCGGGTCAGCCGCGACGCCGCGCCGGCGGCGGTGATTTCCAACGCCGGCTGGACGCGCGCCGAAACCCTCGCCGATGTCTCGACCGCCGCGCTCGACCACGAGATGGATTTGAATTTTCGCAGCGCCGCGCTTCTGTCGAAAGCGCTGCTGCCGGCAATGCGCAACCAGCCGCTGGGGGCGGCCTTCGTGTTCATCTCCTCAGTCAATGCACAGGCGCATTTCGGCAACCCCGCCTATGCCGCCGCCAAGGCGGCGCTGAATGCCTGGATGCGCGCAATCGCCACCGAGGAGGGCCGCAACAACATCCGGGCAAATGCCGTCGTGCCCGGCTCGATCAGGACCGGAGCCTGGGAGCATCGGCTGGCCGGGAAGCCGGAGATCATGGCCACGGTCGGCAAGCTCTACCCGCTAGGAAGACTCGTGGAGCCGGCCGAGGTCGCCCGCGCCGCCGCCTTCTTGGCATCGCCCTTCGCCAGCGGCATTACCGGCACGACCTTGAATGTCGACGCCGGCCTGATGGCGGGCAACCTGCCGTTTCTGGACCAGATCGGTGGCTGA
- a CDS encoding ABC transporter substrate-binding protein, whose product MTKENSISQAGISRRYFLQVTGAGLVTATALGASGLRAKAEPYGKFTWISPRGTLEVLDDYPYWAAKKAGYFDGLDTDMQPGPSDGTATVKFVDVGQADMGFPSPGVFSFAIQNGMKLKSVFHMGARDTFSIAFRKGEGSNDLKKLEGKTILLGSAAWQSITDPLLAAQGVDIKKVKYVEAGWPTWGTALAGGQGDAALAWEGLRAEWIAKGLDFEYWLGVKNSKLPANTFVVRAADLADPDRKAFLEKYLRGWAMGLEFGYQNPRAAVEAVFEQFPTLAKNLGPELGTTSILQQINVFRGDMDKRGGWGSHDMASWQGFFDEIHKIGQITSPVKAEDVCSNELIEAANAFDKAKVKADADGVKLSEGFAALDVEKIKAHLFDSAIK is encoded by the coding sequence ATGACCAAAGAGAATTCCATCAGCCAGGCGGGAATCAGCCGCCGCTACTTCCTGCAGGTCACCGGCGCCGGGCTGGTGACGGCGACCGCGCTCGGCGCATCGGGCCTCAGGGCCAAGGCCGAGCCCTACGGCAAGTTCACCTGGATCTCGCCGCGCGGCACGCTTGAAGTGCTCGACGACTATCCCTACTGGGCGGCCAAGAAGGCTGGCTATTTCGACGGGCTCGACACCGACATGCAGCCGGGTCCATCGGACGGCACGGCGACCGTGAAGTTCGTCGATGTCGGCCAGGCCGACATGGGCTTTCCGTCGCCCGGCGTGTTCTCCTTCGCCATCCAGAACGGCATGAAGCTGAAGTCGGTGTTCCACATGGGCGCCCGCGACACGTTCAGCATCGCCTTCCGCAAGGGCGAGGGCTCGAACGACCTGAAGAAGCTGGAAGGCAAGACCATCCTGCTCGGCTCGGCCGCCTGGCAGTCGATCACCGATCCGCTGCTGGCCGCGCAAGGCGTCGACATCAAGAAGGTGAAATATGTCGAGGCCGGCTGGCCGACCTGGGGCACGGCATTGGCTGGCGGCCAGGGCGACGCGGCGCTGGCCTGGGAAGGCCTGCGCGCCGAGTGGATCGCCAAGGGCCTCGACTTCGAATACTGGCTCGGCGTGAAGAATTCGAAACTGCCGGCTAACACCTTTGTCGTGCGCGCCGCCGATCTCGCGGACCCGGACCGCAAGGCGTTCCTGGAAAAGTACCTGCGCGGCTGGGCCATGGGCCTCGAATTCGGCTACCAGAACCCGCGCGCGGCGGTCGAAGCCGTGTTCGAGCAATTCCCGACGCTGGCCAAGAATCTCGGGCCGGAACTCGGCACGACATCGATCCTGCAGCAGATCAATGTCTTCCGTGGCGACATGGACAAGCGCGGCGGCTGGGGCTCGCACGACATGGCGAGCTGGCAGGGCTTCTTCGACGAGATCCACAAGATCGGCCAGATCACCAGCCCGGTGAAGGCAGAGGATGTCTGCAGCAACGAGCTGATCGAGGCGGCCAATGCTTTCGACAAGGCCAAGGTCAAGGCCGATGCCGATGGCGTCAAACTGTCGGAGGGCTTTGCCGCGCTCGATGTCGAGAAGATCAAGGCGCATCTGTTCGACTCGGCAATCAAGTAA
- a CDS encoding MurR/RpiR family transcriptional regulator: protein MTEADSQAGISDSDADGREHIRRIPDIISLVKDTYAELRPAERRVADVVLDDVKYAVDASNAALAQRAGVSEPTVTRFCRAIGCEGVRDFKLKLAQSLVVGALYLSKPPVTSGDNGMPFWNAVFGEARRALQEAERQIDPAQLQKAAELIARARQVTVFGLGGSSSALAQETQYRLFRYGITVNAQCDPYLMRMTASTLKPNDLVIALSATGRTREVIEAVELAKHYRANAIGVTAPDTDLARACDVRLTVAVAEYPDTLKPTASRYAFLAAIDLLAVATAYKLDGAARETVRRIKYNAQIHRTGKEMEPLGD, encoded by the coding sequence ATGACCGAAGCTGATAGCCAGGCAGGGATATCGGACAGCGACGCCGATGGGCGCGAGCACATCCGGCGCATCCCCGACATCATCTCGCTGGTCAAGGACACCTACGCCGAATTGCGCCCAGCCGAGCGGCGCGTCGCCGATGTCGTGCTCGACGATGTTAAATACGCGGTCGACGCGTCGAACGCCGCCCTGGCCCAGCGCGCCGGCGTCAGCGAACCGACAGTGACCCGCTTCTGCCGCGCCATTGGCTGCGAGGGCGTGCGTGATTTCAAGCTCAAGCTGGCGCAAAGCCTGGTCGTCGGCGCGCTCTATCTGAGCAAGCCTCCGGTCACCAGCGGCGACAACGGCATGCCGTTCTGGAACGCGGTGTTCGGCGAGGCGCGCCGGGCGCTGCAGGAAGCCGAGCGTCAGATCGATCCGGCGCAGCTGCAGAAGGCCGCCGAGCTCATCGCCAGGGCGCGCCAGGTCACGGTGTTCGGTCTCGGCGGCAGTTCTTCCGCGCTGGCGCAGGAAACCCAGTACCGGCTGTTTCGCTACGGCATCACCGTCAACGCCCAGTGCGACCCCTATCTGATGCGTATGACCGCTTCGACCCTGAAGCCCAACGACCTGGTGATCGCCCTCTCGGCGACTGGGCGCACGCGCGAAGTGATCGAGGCCGTCGAGCTTGCCAAGCATTACCGCGCCAACGCGATCGGCGTTACCGCGCCCGATACCGACCTCGCCCGCGCCTGCGATGTGCGGCTGACGGTGGCGGTAGCAGAATACCCCGACACGCTGAAGCCGACGGCCTCGCGCTACGCATTTCTCGCGGCGATCGACTTGCTGGCAGTGGCCACCGCCTACAAGCTCGATGGCGCGGCCCGCGAGACCGTCCGCCGTATCAAGTACAACGCCCAAATCCACCGCACCGGCAAGGAGATGGAGCCGCTGGGGGATTGA
- a CDS encoding ABC transporter ATP-binding protein, translating into MNVGDAPTPKLGVQAATKIYRTASGDLLALDRCSLDVRANEIVSIVGPSGCGKTTLLWSMSGLHSLTSGEIRLDGKPISGPHPDIGIVFQEANLLPWRNLDANIRFPFEIKGEKPDRAWIAHLLNRVGLDGFGGKFPRELSGGMQQRAAIVRALALKPSVLLMDEPFGALDSFTREEMNRLVEEIWLDTKTTIVFITHSIEEAIFLSDRVVVLSLRPGRVAKEYRVPFPRPRSLEIMATREVFDLTNRIKMDIVGERTRPEVAERTTAEIARIRP; encoded by the coding sequence ATGAACGTGGGCGATGCACCAACCCCGAAACTTGGCGTGCAGGCAGCGACCAAGATCTACCGCACGGCTTCCGGCGATCTGCTGGCGCTGGACCGCTGCAGCCTCGATGTCAGGGCCAATGAAATCGTCTCGATCGTCGGCCCGTCCGGCTGCGGCAAGACCACGCTTCTGTGGTCGATGTCAGGCCTGCACAGCCTGACCAGCGGCGAGATTCGTCTCGACGGCAAACCCATCTCGGGCCCGCATCCCGATATCGGCATCGTCTTCCAGGAAGCGAACCTGCTGCCGTGGCGCAATCTTGATGCCAACATTCGCTTTCCCTTCGAGATCAAGGGCGAGAAGCCCGACCGCGCCTGGATCGCGCATCTCCTGAACCGCGTCGGGCTGGATGGGTTCGGCGGCAAGTTCCCGCGCGAACTTTCGGGCGGCATGCAGCAGCGCGCGGCGATCGTGCGCGCGCTGGCGCTGAAACCCTCGGTGCTGCTGATGGACGAGCCGTTCGGCGCGCTCGACAGCTTTACCCGCGAGGAGATGAACCGGCTGGTCGAGGAGATCTGGCTCGATACCAAGACCACCATTGTCTTCATCACCCACAGCATCGAGGAAGCGATCTTCCTGTCCGACAGGGTGGTGGTGCTGAGCTTGCGGCCGGGACGTGTCGCCAAGGAATATCGCGTGCCGTTTCCAAGGCCGCGGTCACTGGAGATCATGGCGACGCGGGAGGTTTTCGATCTCACCAACCGGATCAAGATGGACATTGTCGGCGAACGCACGCGTCCTGAGGTAGCCGAGCGCACCACCGCTGAAATCGCGAGGATCAGGCCGTGA
- a CDS encoding sugar O-acetyltransferase — MSNEGNPKIVHGRTPQSAAMLANVKRAMAITARLNRLTFNDADEVRALFSELIGKQVDDSFLLIPPFYTAGGDEIRIGRNVFVNQNCTFYDLGGLDIADDVMIGPNVSIITTGHPLEPSQRHAVTIGKPIVIGKNVWIAAGATIIGGVTIGENSVVGAGSVVTRDVPPNTLVGGNPARVIRSIGDG, encoded by the coding sequence ATGTCGAATGAGGGCAATCCCAAGATAGTTCATGGCAGGACGCCGCAATCAGCGGCGATGCTGGCAAACGTCAAGCGAGCGATGGCGATCACCGCCCGGCTTAACCGCCTGACGTTCAACGATGCGGACGAAGTTCGCGCCTTGTTCAGCGAACTCATCGGCAAGCAGGTGGACGACAGCTTTTTGCTGATCCCGCCCTTCTATACCGCCGGCGGTGACGAAATCCGTATCGGGCGCAATGTCTTCGTCAACCAGAACTGCACGTTCTATGACCTTGGCGGGCTCGACATCGCCGACGACGTGATGATCGGGCCGAACGTGAGCATCATCACCACGGGCCATCCGCTTGAGCCGTCGCAGCGCCATGCCGTCACGATCGGAAAGCCTATTGTGATCGGGAAAAACGTCTGGATCGCGGCAGGCGCCACGATCATCGGCGGTGTGACGATAGGCGAGAACTCTGTTGTGGGCGCGGGTTCCGTGGTCACCAGGGATGTCCCCCCGAATACACTTGTCGGAGGGAATCCGGCGCGGGTCATTCGCTCGATTGGCGACGGCTGA
- a CDS encoding ABC transporter permease: MSDAIPEFSKTKTGDGHEVSLTNLSAFASGPGIKSGKEVAAILAVAVIIIGGIELALRLLLVPLYIMPPPSSIAYALFDEFPLIAPHLGYTLVELLSGFTIGAIIGLVLAAVITQFPFAEKIVAPYILLLVTTPMLALVPLLILRFGFGYTPRIIAVALAAGPMVMINAATGFRRVDSAKIALARSYGASTLQIFWKIRAPMALPMILVGLMIGAIFGLLTAVGAEMVGGGFGLGNRLTTYSSMIQMPQFFAVVLILSTLGILIYVLFFLIGKKWASWEA, encoded by the coding sequence GTGAGCGACGCCATCCCGGAATTCTCGAAAACAAAGACCGGCGATGGCCATGAGGTCAGCCTGACCAACCTTTCCGCCTTCGCCAGCGGCCCCGGCATCAAGTCGGGCAAGGAAGTCGCCGCCATTCTGGCCGTGGCCGTGATCATCATCGGCGGCATCGAACTGGCGCTGCGGCTGTTGCTTGTGCCGCTCTACATCATGCCGCCGCCAAGCTCGATCGCCTATGCGCTGTTCGACGAGTTCCCGCTGATCGCGCCGCATCTGGGCTACACGCTGGTCGAACTGCTTTCGGGTTTCACCATCGGCGCCATCATCGGCCTGGTGCTGGCCGCCGTGATCACGCAATTCCCCTTCGCCGAGAAGATTGTCGCACCCTACATCCTGCTTCTGGTCACCACGCCGATGCTGGCGCTGGTGCCGCTTCTGATCCTGCGCTTCGGCTTCGGTTACACGCCGCGCATCATCGCGGTGGCGCTGGCGGCCGGGCCGATGGTGATGATCAACGCGGCCACCGGGTTCCGCCGTGTCGACAGCGCCAAGATCGCTTTGGCGCGGTCCTACGGCGCCAGCACCTTGCAGATTTTCTGGAAGATCCGCGCGCCGATGGCGCTGCCGATGATCCTGGTCGGGCTGATGATCGGCGCCATCTTCGGGCTGCTGACAGCGGTCGGCGCCGAAATGGTCGGCGGCGGTTTTGGCCTCGGCAACCGGCTGACCACCTATTCGTCGATGATCCAGATGCCGCAATTCTTCGCGGTGGTGCTGATCCTGTCGACGCTCGGCATCCTCATCTACGTCCTGTTCTTCCTGATCGGCAAGAAGTGGGCGAGCTGGGAGGCATAG
- a CDS encoding M81 family metallopeptidase — translation MRVFTASLATETNTFSPVSTDRSSFEMAFYAPPGKHPETPTLCSAPIPVLRRRAKAEGFTLIEGTATWAEPGGYIRLDVYEALRDEILGQLRAAMPVDCVVLGLHGAMIARGLEDCEGDLLARVREIVGPDVIVAAELDPHSQLTRKRVAAADILAAFLEFPHTDFVERAEHVVELALAATRGRIRPLISTFDCRMIDVFPTSREPMRSFVDRMKALQGKDGILSVSLIHGFLAGDAAEMGTQVIVVSDNDRGAGDALAERLGHEVFSMRGTTAMNSVTVGEAIGRVKAGGHGDKPFVLADMWDNPGGGTAGDNTALLRALVESGIKSAGVATIWDPQAIALAQGAGEGTVLDIRIGGKTSLASGQPFDGLFEVRRLVPEAWQSFGKSLVPLGPSAVLRLAGTEIDIIINTNRTQTFEPDIFSNLGIDPSAKQMLLVKSTNHFHAGFAPVAREIIYVAVEGCYPNNPRTTDYRRLKRAIWPIVADPFEADEAAA, via the coding sequence ATGCGTGTCTTCACAGCCTCGCTTGCTACCGAGACCAACACTTTCTCGCCGGTATCGACCGACCGGTCGTCCTTCGAGATGGCGTTTTACGCGCCACCTGGAAAACATCCGGAAACGCCGACACTCTGCTCGGCGCCGATACCTGTGCTGCGGCGTCGGGCCAAGGCCGAGGGCTTCACGCTGATCGAGGGTACGGCGACCTGGGCCGAGCCCGGCGGCTATATCAGGCTCGATGTCTATGAGGCACTGCGCGACGAGATCCTTGGTCAATTGCGTGCCGCCATGCCGGTGGATTGCGTGGTGCTTGGCCTGCATGGCGCGATGATCGCGCGCGGGCTTGAGGACTGCGAGGGCGATCTGCTAGCCCGCGTCCGCGAGATCGTCGGACCAGACGTCATCGTCGCCGCCGAACTCGACCCGCACAGCCAGCTGACCAGAAAGCGTGTCGCGGCGGCGGACATCCTGGCGGCCTTTCTCGAATTTCCGCATACCGATTTCGTCGAGCGCGCCGAGCATGTCGTCGAACTGGCATTGGCGGCAACGCGCGGCAGGATCAGGCCTCTGATCTCGACCTTCGATTGCCGGATGATCGATGTTTTCCCGACCAGCCGCGAGCCGATGCGCTCTTTCGTCGACCGCATGAAGGCGCTGCAAGGCAAGGATGGCATCCTGTCGGTGTCGCTGATCCATGGCTTCCTGGCCGGCGACGCCGCGGAGATGGGAACGCAGGTCATTGTCGTCAGCGACAATGACCGCGGCGCCGGCGATGCGCTGGCGGAACGGCTTGGCCATGAAGTGTTTTCCATGCGCGGCACAACCGCCATGAACAGCGTGACGGTCGGTGAGGCCATCGGCCGGGTCAAGGCCGGCGGCCATGGCGACAAGCCCTTCGTGCTTGCCGACATGTGGGACAATCCCGGTGGCGGCACCGCCGGCGACAACACCGCCCTGCTGCGCGCGCTGGTCGAGAGCGGCATCAAAAGTGCCGGCGTCGCCACCATCTGGGACCCGCAAGCGATCGCGCTGGCGCAAGGTGCCGGCGAAGGTACCGTGCTCGACATCCGCATCGGCGGCAAGACCAGCCTCGCCAGCGGCCAGCCCTTCGACGGCCTGTTCGAGGTCCGCCGGCTGGTGCCCGAAGCCTGGCAGTCGTTCGGCAAAAGCCTGGTGCCGCTCGGGCCGTCCGCCGTGCTCAGGCTGGCCGGCACGGAGATCGACATCATCATCAACACCAACCGCACGCAGACCTTCGAGCCTGACATTTTTTCCAATCTCGGCATCGATCCGTCGGCCAAGCAGATGCTGCTGGTCAAATCGACCAACCATTTCCATGCCGGCTTCGCGCCGGTTGCGCGCGAGATCATCTATGTGGCGGTCGAAGGCTGCTACCCGAACAATCCGCGCACCACCGACTACCGCCGGCTCAAGCGCGCGATCTGGCCGATCGTCGCCGATCCGTTCGAGGCCGATGAGGCGGCGGCCTGA
- a CDS encoding NAD(P)/FAD-dependent oxidoreductase produces the protein MLDMAPSKQATAWLDSLARALETGDVAAAGNLFVDECYWRDLLTFTWNIKTMEGRAAIEDMLKATLAATNPSAWQLTGEAVSDEGTIEAWFSFETASAWGQGVMRLRDGRCRTLFTAMTDLKGFEERKGAARPLGVRHKADPNRETWSEARTRETRELGGSEQPYCLVIGGGQGGIMLGARLRQLGVPTIVIEKNARPGDSWRNRYRSLVLHDPVWYDHLPYIPFPENWPVFTPKDKMGDWLEMYTRVMELNYWVATKCVSASYDEAGKVWTVVVDRVGQRVTLKPKHIVFATGAYGPPRRIDLPGAELFKGELLHSSQYASGEKFRGKKVAVIGAASSGHDVSVDLWESGAKVTMIQRSPTTVVKSDTLMEVGFEIFSENALARGITTEKADMIVASTPFALLPKSQQALYEVIKARDAAFYDRLRGAGFAIDFGDDETGLLMKAYRTGSGYYIDVGASELIIDGQIGVRGGTAIKSLTPDGILFEDDTELAVDAIISCTGYQSMNETVAGIVSREVADKVGPCWGIGSGVKGDPGPWQGELRNMWKPTAQQALWFQGGNLALSRFYSKYVALQIKARMEGIATPVYGAPSNSDR, from the coding sequence ATGCTCGACATGGCACCATCGAAACAGGCCACCGCATGGCTTGATTCCCTAGCGCGGGCGCTCGAAACAGGCGATGTGGCCGCAGCCGGCAACCTTTTCGTCGACGAGTGCTACTGGCGTGACCTCCTGACCTTCACCTGGAACATCAAGACCATGGAAGGCCGCGCGGCGATCGAGGACATGCTGAAGGCCACGCTTGCGGCAACCAACCCGTCTGCCTGGCAACTGACCGGCGAAGCGGTGTCGGACGAGGGCACCATCGAGGCCTGGTTCAGCTTCGAGACCGCGTCGGCCTGGGGCCAGGGCGTCATGCGGCTGCGCGACGGCCGCTGCCGGACGCTGTTCACGGCGATGACCGACCTCAAGGGGTTCGAGGAGCGCAAGGGCGCGGCGCGGCCCCTCGGCGTGCGCCACAAGGCCGACCCCAACCGCGAGACCTGGTCGGAGGCAAGGACACGCGAGACGCGCGAGCTCGGCGGCAGCGAACAGCCCTATTGCCTGGTCATCGGCGGCGGCCAGGGCGGCATCATGCTGGGCGCAAGGCTGCGGCAGCTCGGCGTGCCCACCATCGTCATCGAGAAGAATGCCCGGCCGGGTGATTCCTGGCGCAACCGCTACCGCTCGCTCGTGCTGCACGACCCGGTCTGGTACGACCATCTGCCCTACATTCCGTTTCCGGAAAACTGGCCGGTATTCACGCCCAAGGACAAGATGGGCGACTGGCTGGAAATGTACACGCGGGTGATGGAGCTCAACTACTGGGTCGCCACCAAGTGCGTCAGCGCCAGCTACGACGAGGCCGGGAAGGTCTGGACCGTGGTGGTGGACCGTGTCGGCCAGCGCGTCACGCTGAAGCCGAAGCACATCGTCTTCGCTACCGGCGCCTATGGCCCGCCGCGACGGATCGATCTGCCGGGAGCCGAGCTATTCAAGGGCGAGTTGCTGCATTCCAGCCAGTATGCCAGCGGCGAGAAATTTCGCGGCAAGAAGGTTGCCGTCATCGGCGCCGCCAGCTCCGGACATGATGTCAGCGTCGATCTCTGGGAAAGCGGCGCCAAGGTGACGATGATCCAGCGCTCGCCAACCACGGTGGTGAAGTCCGACACGCTGATGGAAGTCGGCTTCGAGATCTTTTCGGAGAATGCGCTTGCGCGCGGCATCACGACCGAGAAGGCCGACATGATCGTCGCCTCGACGCCCTTCGCGCTGCTGCCGAAGAGCCAGCAGGCCCTCTACGAAGTGATCAAGGCGCGCGACGCGGCCTTCTACGACCGCTTGCGCGGCGCCGGCTTTGCCATCGACTTCGGCGACGACGAAACCGGCCTGTTGATGAAGGCCTACCGCACCGGCTCAGGCTACTACATCGATGTCGGCGCCTCCGAACTGATCATCGATGGCCAGATCGGCGTGCGCGGCGGCACCGCCATCAAATCGCTGACGCCTGATGGCATCCTGTTCGAGGACGACACCGAGCTTGCCGTCGACGCCATCATCTCCTGCACCGGCTATCAGTCCATGAACGAGACGGTGGCCGGCATCGTCTCGCGCGAGGTCGCCGACAAGGTCGGCCCGTGCTGGGGGATTGGTTCAGGCGTGAAGGGCGATCCGGGGCCATGGCAAGGCGAGCTCCGCAACATGTGGAAGCCGACGGCGCAACAGGCGCTGTGGTTCCAGGGCGGCAACCTTGCCCTGTCGCGCTTCTATTCGAAATACGTGGCGCTGCAGATCAAGGCGCGGATGGAAGGCATTGCAACGCCGGTTTATGGCGCACCCAGCAACTCCGACAGATAA
- a CDS encoding RidA family protein yields MPKQCFGTSHVPLSPAVRAGDFVYISGQVPVGGDGLVVKGGISEQTEQVLANVTAALALAGCTMDDVVKTTVWLEDARDFGAFNVVYARHFPKNPPARTTVESRLMIDIKIEVEAVAYRPV; encoded by the coding sequence TTGCCCAAGCAATGTTTTGGAACATCCCATGTCCCCTTGTCGCCCGCCGTCCGCGCCGGCGACTTTGTCTACATCTCGGGCCAGGTTCCGGTCGGCGGTGACGGGCTCGTCGTCAAGGGCGGCATATCGGAGCAGACCGAACAGGTGCTCGCCAACGTCACGGCGGCACTGGCCCTGGCCGGCTGCACCATGGACGATGTCGTCAAGACGACGGTCTGGCTGGAAGACGCGCGCGACTTCGGCGCCTTCAATGTCGTCTATGCCAGGCATTTTCCAAAGAACCCGCCGGCTCGCACCACTGTGGAATCGCGGCTGATGATCGACATCAAGATCGAGGTCGAGGCCGTCGCCTACAGGCCGGTCTGA
- a CDS encoding amidohydrolase/deacetylase family metallohydrolase codes for MRIDLLFKGGRLIDPASGLDAPRDLAIANGRVVAVESDIPTDRATRVIDASGCVVTPGLIDLHSHVYWGGTSLGVDADRLAAKSGTTTFIDAGSAGAGNFLGFRRHVMERSKVRILAYVNISFAGIFGFSQTVSVGECSDLGLCNPREVVAAAREHRDVVVGVKVRSGRHAGGTSGIAPVDLALEAADQAGLPLMAHIDEPPPGRSEVLPRLRRGDILTHCFRPFPNAPVFASGAVRPDMRLARERGVIFDIGHGMGSFDFAVARAMLAEGLAPDVISSDVHLYCVDGPAFDILVCMSKLLVLGMPLVEVLRAATQAPAQAIARPDLGTLAVGTVGDVAVLRQRPGRFTFVDAVGASLVADQRLVSEGIAIGGTWWPNEADDHDETERFEAHADESHVAVAARHFGHGHD; via the coding sequence ATGCGGATTGATCTCCTTTTCAAGGGTGGCCGGCTGATCGATCCGGCGTCGGGGCTCGACGCCCCACGCGATCTCGCCATCGCCAATGGCCGCGTGGTCGCGGTCGAAAGCGACATTCCGACGGACCGCGCCACGCGCGTCATCGACGCCAGCGGCTGCGTTGTCACGCCCGGGCTGATCGACCTGCACAGCCACGTCTACTGGGGCGGCACATCACTCGGCGTCGATGCCGACCGCCTTGCCGCCAAGAGCGGCACCACGACCTTCATCGACGCCGGCAGCGCCGGCGCCGGCAATTTCCTCGGCTTCCGCCGCCATGTCATGGAGCGCTCGAAGGTGCGCATCCTGGCCTATGTCAACATTTCCTTTGCCGGCATCTTCGGGTTCTCGCAGACCGTTTCAGTTGGCGAGTGCAGCGACCTCGGGCTCTGCAACCCACGCGAGGTTGTCGCGGCGGCGCGCGAGCACCGCGATGTCGTCGTCGGCGTCAAGGTGCGTTCCGGGCGCCATGCCGGTGGCACCAGCGGCATCGCCCCGGTCGACCTGGCGCTGGAGGCCGCCGACCAGGCCGGCCTGCCGCTGATGGCGCATATCGACGAGCCGCCGCCCGGGCGTTCGGAAGTCCTGCCGCGTCTGCGCCGGGGCGACATTCTCACCCACTGTTTCCGGCCTTTCCCCAACGCGCCGGTCTTCGCCTCGGGCGCGGTGCGGCCAGACATGCGGCTGGCGCGCGAGCGCGGCGTCATCTTCGACATCGGCCATGGCATGGGCTCGTTCGATTTCGCCGTGGCCCGGGCGATGCTGGCCGAAGGGCTGGCGCCCGACGTGATCAGCAGCGACGTGCATCTCTACTGCGTCGACGGTCCGGCCTTCGACATTCTGGTGTGCATGTCAAAGCTGCTGGTGCTCGGCATGCCGTTGGTCGAGGTTCTGCGCGCGGCAACCCAAGCGCCGGCGCAAGCGATCGCGCGGCCTGACCTCGGCACGCTCGCGGTTGGCACCGTTGGCGACGTTGCCGTGCTGCGGCAGCGGCCAGGCCGTTTCACCTTTGTCGACGCCGTCGGTGCCTCGCTGGTTGCCGACCAGAGGCTGGTTTCGGAAGGCATCGCGATCGGCGGCACCTGGTGGCCGAACGAGGCGGACGACCACGACGAGACGGAGCGGTTCGAGGCGCATGCGGATGAGTCGCATGTCGCTGTCGCGGCCCGACATTTCGGGCATGGGCATGATTGA